GCTCAACCCAGTGCGTTGCGCCTTTCCCACGCGCCGCGTCAGCCAACAAGCCGAACACGGCGTCGCTAAAACCGGCGATGTGCAGCACATCGTCACGCCCCTCGCCCTGGAACTGGCTTGTGGCGTAGGGCTGCACGTCGATGCATGCCAGGCGCGCCGAAGGGTTACGTGCCTTCAGTGCGTTCCATGCCTGCATCGAGGCCGTGCCATCCTGCCCCTTGTTCACGTCGAACCAGCTCTGGTTGTCCGAAACGATGAGGAGCATGTCGACCTTCGCCTTTTCCGCGGCCAGCTGCCGCAGCGGGGCGCTTACCGCCGTGCCGCCCGAAACCAGCGCCGCCAGCTCCCGTGCCTTCGCCATGACCGTGCCGCCCTTGCGCTCGCGATAAGGCACCACCGCCTGGTTGAACGGGATGATCCGTATGCGCGGGTTGGCCCGTTTGAGGGTGGCGGCGATCAATGCCGCCACCTCCACGCAGGTCGCCACCGTGGTGGCACCGCGGCGATATCCCGTGACCGGATTCGCCATGGAACCCGAAACGTCGACCGCGATGACGACCTGGCCTTTCAACGCGGGAACCGCCGCCGTCGCCGCTTCCATCGCATCGTGCAATGCATTGGCAATCGCCTGGGGCATCGTGCCTTCGGCCGCGCGGTACGCCACCATCAACTGGTACGGAAACACGCGCGCCTTGCGGATGGCTTCGCGATCACGGAGGCGCGCCGCGATGGCTTGCGTGAACGCTTCGTCCTCGAACAATCCCTGCCGCGCGAACGTGTTGAGGTTCATGCGGATGGACTGCCACGAACCGCGTAAGGCGACCGCCTTGCGTTGTGCCGTGGTGAGCGGCAGCGACGCGAAGAACTCGCGCGGCGTCTCCGGCGGTGTACCGCGCGGATCGGCCTTGAACAGTTCGTACGCCAGCACCTCCGACGGCAACACCGCCGGCGCGTGTGGGCGACCGAGCAACCAGGCGTACAGCGCTTCACGTCCGGCATCGGCGGGGCGCGGGTGCACCATGCGGATGACGTCGGCGAGCGACGGCTGCGTGCCGACCGAGGCCGCGAGCACCGACATCGTCGATGCCTGTTCGAGCCACTGCTGCACGAGGCGCTTCGGCCGGCTACCCAGCGAACGGCGACCGGTCACACCGCTGCGCATGATCTGGACGAAGTTACGCAGCATGCGGCCGTTATCGATCACGCGGTTGAATGCCTTCTCGAGCACCGCGCCATCACGGTTGGCGAGGTGCGCCAACAACAGCGCCGGCATGTCCTTCATGTGCGCCTTCTGCCGGGCGTGGATGGCGACCCGCGCCACGAAGTCCGCCGGTACCGCGGCGCACAGCGCCAGGGCCTGGGCCAGTTGGGCTTCCTCCGTGGCGTAGTAGGTACCGTTGAGGCAACCCGTGGCCGCATACAGCGCCAGGGCCGAACGCGGGTCACGAAGGTAGGCGGTGCCGCCGGCCTCGTTGATGGCATCGGCTTGCGGGGCAGGTGCTCCGCGGGCGCTGGTGAAAAGAGTGCGGTTGGCCATGGTGGCGTCTCCCTGGATGTTGCCTGGATAGAGCAGGAGCCGTGCCAAGATCGATTGGGTGGTTTTAACTCATTGTTTTAATGGACGTAATTCCGATAAAGTCGGACAGAGGCCAGACGACGAGGCGATGATTTACGATATGAACGTATCGTTGGATAGATGGATGGATCAATGAAGACCAAGGTGGTGATCGGCTTCCTGGGTACCCAGCTCGATGCGGGCGACAAGGCGGACCGCTGGGAACGCTGGCGTCCGACCGTGTCCCTGGGCATGCACGAGGATTTCCTCCTGGGCCGCATCGAGCTGCTCGCTGACGAACGGCGCACCGCACGAACGCTGAAGCGCGTCGTGGCCGATCTGGCCCAGGTAGCGCCCGAGACCGCGGTGAAGGTGCATGACACCTACATCGAGAATCCGTGGGACTTCGAGTCGGTTTACGAGACGCTCTACGCCTTTGCACGGAGCTACCCGTTCGATGTGGAGAACGAGGACTACTACGTCCACATCACCACCGGCACCCACGTCGCGCAGATCTGCCTGTTCCTGCTCACCGAAAGCAGGCACCTGCCCGGCCGCCTGCTGCAGGCATCGCCGCCACGCCAGGCAGGCGTCACGGCCAGCGTCGGCGAGCTCAGCGTCATTGACCTGGATTTGTCCCGCTACGATCGGCTCGCGCAACGCTTCCAGGTGGAGAAGCAGGAAGACCGCACGCACCTGAAGAGCGGCATCGCCACACGCAATGTCGCCTTCAATCGCATGATCGATCAGATCGAAACCGTGGGCAGCCGCTCGTCGGCACCCATCCTGTTGATGGGACCCACGGGTGCGGGCAAGAGCCAGCTCGCACGGCGCCTATTCGAACTCAAGCAGGGGCGACGCGAGGTAAGCGGCCGCTTCGTCGAAGTGAACTGCGCCACGCTGCGTGGCGACGGCGCGATGAGCGCGCTGTTCGGCCACGTCAAAGGCGCTTATACCGGCGCGGCGGGCGAGCGTGCCGGCTTGTTGCGCAGCGCCGACAAAGGCCTGCTCTTCCTTGACGAGATCGGCGAACTGGGTGCCGATGAACAGGCCATGTTGTTGCGCGCGCTCGAGGACAAGCGGTTCCTGCCCGTGGGTGGCGATCGCGAAGTTGCCAGCGACTTCCAGCTTATCGCCGGTACCAACCGCGATCTGGGCATGCGTGTCGCGGAGGGTCGTTTCCGCGACGATCTGTACGCGCGGCTGAACATCTGGTCGTTCCACCTGCCCGGCCTCGCCGAGCGCATGGAGGATATCGAGCCGAACCTTGATTACGAACTTGACCGCTTCGCCCGTGACGAGAACCGCCGCGTCACCTTCAACAAGGAAGCGCGTTCGCGCTACCTGGCGTTCGCGACATCGGGCGAGGCGCCGTGGACGGGTAACTTCCGCGATCTCGGTGCATCCGTGGTGCGCATGGCCACGCTGGCTCCGGCCGGCCGCATCAACGAAGCGTGCGTGGATGAAGAACTGGGGCGCCTGCGACGATTGTGGCGGCAGGAAACCAGCGGCGACACGCTGCGTGAGCTTCTCGGTGATGCCGTCGACGAGATCGACCTGTTTGATCGCGTGCAGCTCGCCGAAGTGGTGAAGGTGTGCCGGCGTTGCCGCAGCGTATCGGAAGCCGGACGGCAGCTTTTTGCCGCCTCGCGCGTCAAGCGGGCGAGTACCAACGACGCCGACCGCCTAAGGAAATACCTCACCCGCTTTGGTCTCGCGTGGGAAATGATCTCCCATGCGTGACGCACGCCTGGTGGGAGCGGAGCTAGTGGGCCGTACTTGATGCCGGCGCCGGAGCAGTGTCCGGCGCATAGAAAATGCGCAGGGCGCACTCGTAATCGGCATGCGGCATGAGGTCCATCGAAGCGCGGCGCTCATCGAGGTGCGCGGGATCTTCCACTGGATCCATCTTCATGTCGGAAAGATCTTTCATGTTTGTTCCGGCGTACTGCGTGCCGTAACGCTGCGGCTTGCCCGCCTGGCGTAGCAGCCTGTCGATAAGCATCGCGACATCGCTCTTGCTCAACTCGCCTGCTTCACCCCGCGCGGTGATCTGGGGAAGCATCGACTGCATGAACGGCACATCGGCCACGGCGTGCTGTACCAGGATGAACGCGGCGTTGACCCCAGCGAGGCCAACGGCGTTCGCATGCGGGAATCCCTTCTTGCTGAAGTGTTCCTTCATCCAGGCGAGGTTGTCCTTGTCGACCTTGTCCATGGCCTCGTAGCGGGCCTTGTCCTGGGGCGATGCAATCCAGGCGTTGCGTGCCACCTGGTCTGCCTCGAGACGCTTGCGCAGTTCATCGCGCAAATCCGGATCGGAAAAGCCTCCCGCTTTGTTGTCGCGCTCCACGCCTTCATCCGACAGGGCGGGATGTGCCTTGGCCATCTTTTCGGTCCACGCCACGACGGCAGGGCATTTCGCCTTGACGGCGTCTTCCTTCGCATCCGCAAAGGCGGCGCTGGCAGCGGTGAGGCTGAGTGCGGCGACAACGCAACGGCGGACAAACGCTGGGTACATGGAAGTTCATCTCCTTGAAGGATTGACCGGCCTCAATGGCAGGCGGGTACGCTGTACAGGTGGTTCGCCTGGCCATCCCTGGAAGCGATGATCGGCGTCTGCGCCTGCGTGGACCATGCCTGGGCCGGCCACCAGCGTGGGACCACCGGATGCGTCGTGGGTTCAACCGCCTGCCCGGGCTCCGGAATCAGGACATCGACATGGGCGCATCGCGCCGCGGCCAGTATGCGCTCCGGCGGCTCGGTCCACGCGTGGTGGGCGAGCTTCGCCAGCCCCCAGTGCACCGGGATAAGGGTGCGTGCGCGCACTTCCTGGTGGACCATCACCGCCTGCTCGGGGCCCAGGTGCCAATCGGGCCATTGGGCATCGTACTGGCCCGATTCGATGAAGCTGACATCGAACGGACCGTACTTTTCACCGACCTCGGGGAAACTGTCGTTGAGTCCCGTGTCGCCGGAGTAGAAGACACGATGCTTCGGACCTACGAGTGCGTAGCCCGTCCACAGGGTCTGGTCGCTTCGCGCACTCAAGCGACCCGAGGCATGCCGCGACGGCGTTGAAACGATGCTGAGCGCACCGACCTTCGCTTCCTGCCACCAATCGAGTTGGGTGATGTGGTCGGCCGGAATGCCCCAGCCTTCCAGGTGCGAGGCAACGCCCAGCGGCACGATGAACCGAGCACCGCGCGCATACAGCGCCTGCACCGAGGCACGATCGAGGTGGTCGTAGTGGTCGTGCGAGATGACCACGACATCGATGCGCGGAAGGTGATCCATGGAAACGGGTGGCGGGTACCAGCGCTTCGGCCCAAGCCAGCCAAACGGCGATGTGCGCTCGCTCCAGAAGGGATCGACCACGACATTCACGCCATCGATCTCGAGCAACAGGGACGAGTGACCAAACCAGGTGACGCGCAGGCCGGTGGCGGGCACTGTCTTGTAGATCGCGGAGGAATCCACCGTCGGCACGGGCGTGTCAGGCTCTTCGCCGGGCTTCGATTCGAAGATCTGCAGGATGCCACCGCGCAGGTTCGAGAACATCGGCTGCGGGTTCTGGAACTGGTCGCCATGCCATTCCGGCGATTGCTCGTTGCGAGCGAGGAACTCGCCCTTTGGCAACGTGCCGATGTTCGGCCACGCCGTGATGGCGACAAACGCGAGGAAGGCGACAAGGAGGACGGCAACGTAGCCGAGGTAACGCAAGAACCGTTTCAATCCATGGGCTCCCTGTAGATATCGCTACCTTACCACCCTGGCCCGCCCGAACTGTAGGAGCCCACCCTGTGGGCGACATCTCTCGCAGAAGCGCAACAGGTCCTGTTGCATATACGCGATAAGCGTCGCCCACAGGGTGGGCTCCTACCGTGTGCGCCGGCATTAGCGCGACGCACGCCGTTCATCAGCCCTTCGGCATCGACGCCATGTCGATCACGAAGCGATAGCGCACGTCGTTCTTCGCCAGGCGCACATACACCTCGTTGATGTCGGCCATCTTCACCATCTCAACATCGGACACGATGTTGTGCTCGGCGCAGAAGTCCATCATCTCCTGAGTTTCCTTCATGCCACCGATCGCCGAGCCGGCGACGGTGCGACGCGGCAGCATCAGTGCACCACCCGGGAACGCATCGAGCGGGGTGAGGGCACCGACGAGCACCATCGTGCCATCGAGCTTCAGCAGCATGAGGTACGGCAGGATGTCGTGGCTGACCGGTACCGTGTTCAGCAGGAAATCGAACTTCGATGCAGCGGCTTCCATCTGCTTCGGGTCGGTCGACACGAGCACTTCATCGGCACCGAGGCGCTTTGCATCCGCACCCTTGGCTTCCGAGGTCGTGATCATGGTGACGTGCGCACCCATGGCCTTGGCGAACTTCACGCCCATGTGGCCGAGGCCGCCCAGGCCGATCACGCCAACCTTCTGGCCCGGGCCCACGTTCCAGTGGCGCAGCGGCGAGTAGGTGGTGATGCCGGCGCAGAGCAGCGGGGCAGCTGCCTTCAGGTCGAGCTTGTCGGAAATCTTCACCACGAAGCGCTCTTCGGTGACGATTTCGGTCGAGTAGCCGCCATAGGTCGGCGTCTTCTTGTCCTGCTCGGTGCCGTTGTAGGTAAAGCTGGTGTGCACCGTGCAGTACTGCTCCAGGTCCTTCTGGCACGACTCACAGGTACGGCACGAATCGACCATGCAGCCGACGCCGGCGTAATCGCCGACCTTCAGCTTCTTCACTTCCGAACCGACCGCCTTCACGCGGCCGACGATCTCGTGACCCGGAACCATGGGGAACGTGGAGTTGCCCCAGTCACCCTTGGCCTGGTGCAGGTCGGAGTGGCAAACGCCGCTGAAGAGGATCTCGATGTGCACGTCGTGCGGGCCGACATCGCGGCGGTTGAACGTGAACGGGACGAGGGGCGACGTGGCGTCTTTGGCGGCAAAACCGTGGACTTCAAACATGGGTGTCATCCTCAACAGGGGTAAAAGTTAAGCCGGGAACGATAACCCTCAACAATGGATCGCACCAACGGGACTTTTTGGACGAATCATTGAGGTATTCTTGATAATCATGCGTCCTGACAACCTCTCGCACCTCGCCGCCTTCGCGGCTGTCGCCCGCCACTCGTCCTTCCGGAAGGCCGGCGCCGAACTGACCTTGACCACCTCGGCCATCAGCTACGCCATCCGTGGGCTGGAGGAACGCCTGGGCGTGACCCTGTTCCACCGCACCACGCGGAGCGTGTCGCTGACGGAAGCGGGGCAGCGCCTGCTCGAGCGCCTGCAGCCGGCCTTGCGTGATGTGGGCGATGCCCTGGAGGAAATGAACGACTTCCGGGCCCACCCCGCGGGTACGCTCCGCCTGAACATGCCACGAGTGGCGGGGCAACTCTTGTTGCCACCGCTCCTTCCGGGCTTTCTCGCTGCCTACCCGGATATTCACTTCGAGGGCGTGGATGACGACGGCATGATCGATATCGTGGCATCCGGTTATGACGCCGGTATCCGCTTCCACGAGGCGGTGCCCGAGGACATGATCGCCGTGCCGTTTGGCGGCATGCAGAAGGGCGCCTGCGTGGCCTCGCCCGAGTACCTGGCCCGGCGCGGCGTGCCGCAACACCCTTACGACCTGTTGCAGCACGACTGCATCCGCTTCCGCTTTCCCAGCGGCCGGCTCTACAAATGGGAGTTCGAGCAGGGCGAGACGAAGCTGGAACTGGATGTCCGCGGCCGCTGCACCTTCGGCGACTTCTGCGTGTCGATCGACGCCGCCATCGCCGGGGTGGGTCTCACACTGGTACTGGACGAGCAGATCGTGGACGACGTGGCGGCGGGCCGCCTGGTCCGCGTC
Above is a genomic segment from Luteibacter aegosomatissinici containing:
- a CDS encoding vWA domain-containing protein — protein: MANRTLFTSARGAPAPQADAINEAGGTAYLRDPRSALALYAATGCLNGTYYATEEAQLAQALALCAAVPADFVARVAIHARQKAHMKDMPALLLAHLANRDGAVLEKAFNRVIDNGRMLRNFVQIMRSGVTGRRSLGSRPKRLVQQWLEQASTMSVLAASVGTQPSLADVIRMVHPRPADAGREALYAWLLGRPHAPAVLPSEVLAYELFKADPRGTPPETPREFFASLPLTTAQRKAVALRGSWQSIRMNLNTFARQGLFEDEAFTQAIAARLRDREAIRKARVFPYQLMVAYRAAEGTMPQAIANALHDAMEAATAAVPALKGQVVIAVDVSGSMANPVTGYRRGATTVATCVEVAALIAATLKRANPRIRIIPFNQAVVPYRERKGGTVMAKARELAALVSGGTAVSAPLRQLAAEKAKVDMLLIVSDNQSWFDVNKGQDGTASMQAWNALKARNPSARLACIDVQPYATSQFQGEGRDDVLHIAGFSDAVFGLLADAARGKGATHWVERIEATPL
- the rtcR gene encoding RNA repair transcriptional activator RtcR, with the translated sequence MKTKVVIGFLGTQLDAGDKADRWERWRPTVSLGMHEDFLLGRIELLADERRTARTLKRVVADLAQVAPETAVKVHDTYIENPWDFESVYETLYAFARSYPFDVENEDYYVHITTGTHVAQICLFLLTESRHLPGRLLQASPPRQAGVTASVGELSVIDLDLSRYDRLAQRFQVEKQEDRTHLKSGIATRNVAFNRMIDQIETVGSRSSAPILLMGPTGAGKSQLARRLFELKQGRREVSGRFVEVNCATLRGDGAMSALFGHVKGAYTGAAGERAGLLRSADKGLLFLDEIGELGADEQAMLLRALEDKRFLPVGGDREVASDFQLIAGTNRDLGMRVAEGRFRDDLYARLNIWSFHLPGLAERMEDIEPNLDYELDRFARDENRRVTFNKEARSRYLAFATSGEAPWTGNFRDLGASVVRMATLAPAGRINEACVDEELGRLRRLWRQETSGDTLRELLGDAVDEIDLFDRVQLAEVVKVCRRCRSVSEAGRQLFAASRVKRASTNDADRLRKYLTRFGLAWEMISHA
- a CDS encoding DUF6624 domain-containing protein, which codes for MYPAFVRRCVVAALSLTAASAAFADAKEDAVKAKCPAVVAWTEKMAKAHPALSDEGVERDNKAGGFSDPDLRDELRKRLEADQVARNAWIASPQDKARYEAMDKVDKDNLAWMKEHFSKKGFPHANAVGLAGVNAAFILVQHAVADVPFMQSMLPQITARGEAGELSKSDVAMLIDRLLRQAGKPQRYGTQYAGTNMKDLSDMKMDPVEDPAHLDERRASMDLMPHADYECALRIFYAPDTAPAPASSTAH
- a CDS encoding MBL fold metallo-hydrolase, which codes for MKRFLRYLGYVAVLLVAFLAFVAITAWPNIGTLPKGEFLARNEQSPEWHGDQFQNPQPMFSNLRGGILQIFESKPGEEPDTPVPTVDSSAIYKTVPATGLRVTWFGHSSLLLEIDGVNVVVDPFWSERTSPFGWLGPKRWYPPPVSMDHLPRIDVVVISHDHYDHLDRASVQALYARGARFIVPLGVASHLEGWGIPADHITQLDWWQEAKVGALSIVSTPSRHASGRLSARSDQTLWTGYALVGPKHRVFYSGDTGLNDSFPEVGEKYGPFDVSFIESGQYDAQWPDWHLGPEQAVMVHQEVRARTLIPVHWGLAKLAHHAWTEPPERILAAARCAHVDVLIPEPGQAVEPTTHPVVPRWWPAQAWSTQAQTPIIASRDGQANHLYSVPACH
- a CDS encoding NAD(P)-dependent alcohol dehydrogenase, translated to MFEVHGFAAKDATSPLVPFTFNRRDVGPHDVHIEILFSGVCHSDLHQAKGDWGNSTFPMVPGHEIVGRVKAVGSEVKKLKVGDYAGVGCMVDSCRTCESCQKDLEQYCTVHTSFTYNGTEQDKKTPTYGGYSTEIVTEERFVVKISDKLDLKAAAPLLCAGITTYSPLRHWNVGPGQKVGVIGLGGLGHMGVKFAKAMGAHVTMITTSEAKGADAKRLGADEVLVSTDPKQMEAAASKFDFLLNTVPVSHDILPYLMLLKLDGTMVLVGALTPLDAFPGGALMLPRRTVAGSAIGGMKETQEMMDFCAEHNIVSDVEMVKMADINEVYVRLAKNDVRYRFVIDMASMPKG
- a CDS encoding LysR family transcriptional regulator, which codes for MRPDNLSHLAAFAAVARHSSFRKAGAELTLTTSAISYAIRGLEERLGVTLFHRTTRSVSLTEAGQRLLERLQPALRDVGDALEEMNDFRAHPAGTLRLNMPRVAGQLLLPPLLPGFLAAYPDIHFEGVDDDGMIDIVASGYDAGIRFHEAVPEDMIAVPFGGMQKGACVASPEYLARRGVPQHPYDLLQHDCIRFRFPSGRLYKWEFEQGETKLELDVRGRCTFGDFCVSIDAAIAGVGLTLVLDEQIVDDVAAGRLVRVLEDWCPPYPGFMLYYPRQRRVTSALRALIEYLRDHA